A segment of the Parasphingopyxis algicola genome:
GACCCGCGCGCGGCTGATCAAGGCGCTCCAGGATCGCGACATTCACGACCGGCTGCGATTCTACCATCCGGTCAACGAAGCGGGTTCGGCCATCTATGTGCACGCCAAGATATTGATCATCGACGATCGCATGATCCGGATCGGCTCCTCGAACCTGAACAACCGCTCATTCGGGTTCGATACCGAATGCGATCTCGCAATCGATGCGGGCGCGGAAGACGATTTCGCGGCGCGCCGGACAATCGCGGGAATCCGGAACGGCCTGCTCGCCGAGCATCTCGACACGCCGGTCGGGCAGATCGACAGGCGGATGAAGGAGACCGGGTCCCTGATCCAGACGATCCAGCTGTCGCGAAAGTCCGGGCGGACGTTCCGCGACTATCAGTTCCCCGATCTCAACGCGCTGGAAGACTGGTTCGGCGAGCATGACGTCTTCAACCCCGAACGGCCGGACGACGAGTTTGCGAAGCTGGATCTGCCCCGATAGGCTGGACGGTAAGGGCTTCGGGAAATCTCTATTCCGACCACCGGATCGCCGATTTCGCTTTCAAAATAGGAAATGGTTTGAAACACTGAAACTCGCACGGTGCGGGTTCGCCGATCGCCGCGCTATCCCCGAGGGCGCCGTCGCCCCGCCGCGCTGCGCGATGTAGGAAATTAAATTGCGTTTGCGGGCAACGCTGTGTGTGTACTTTGTAAACTTTGCCGGATGCGGGCCCGGCGGAGCGCCCGACGCGTGTCAACCGGTGTCAACCGGCGTGCCGCGGGGAGCGCTAACCGGACCGGTTGCCGTGATAGGTGCGGTACCAGTCGACGAATTTGGGAATTCCGACATCGATCGGGGTCGAGGGTTCGAAGCCGAGATCGCGCTGGATTGCGCTGATATCGGCGGCGGTGGCGGGCACGTCGCCGGGCTGGATCGGCTGGAGGTCGCGTTCGGCCTTCTTGCCGAGCGCATCTTCGAGCACGTCGATCATATGGCTGAGCTCTTCGGACTTGTTGTTGCCGATATTGTAGAGCGCGTGGGGCTTGGTGCTGCCGCCGGCTTTCTCTTCGCCGTCGTCAGCGGGCGGATTGTCGAGCGCCGCGATCACGCCGGTCACGATATCTTCGATATAGGTGAAGTCGCGGCGCATCTTGCCGTAGTTGAACACCGGGATCGGTTCGCCGGCGAGGATTTTCTTGGTGAAGATCCACATCGCCATGTCGGGTCGGCCCCACGGACCATAGACGGTGAAGAAGCGCAGCCCGGTCATCGGCAGGCGATACAGATGGGCGTAGGTTTCGCTCATCAGCTCGTCGGATTTCTTGGTCGCCGCATAGAGCGATACGGGCTGGTCGACCCGGTCCTCGACCCGGAACGGGAAGCTCTCATTGCCGCCATAGACGGACGAGGAGGAGGCATAGACCATATGCGCAGTCTGCCGGTCCCGCGCGATCTCCATCAGGTTCAGATGGCCCATGATATTGGCCTCGATATAGGCGCGCGGATGGGTGAGACTGTAGCGGACGCCGGCTTGAGCGCCCAAGTGAACGATCCGATCGAACTCCTTGTCGGACAACGCTTTCTCGAGCGCAGCATGGTCGGCGAAATCGACTTTCTCGAAGGCGAATTCGGGGCTGTCGAGCGTCGCGAGCCGGTCTTCCTTGAGCTGTACGGAATAGTAATCGTTCAGATTGTCGATACCGATGACCCGCTCGCCGCGGGCCAGCAGCCGCCGGCAAAGATGCATGCCGATAAAGCCTGCGGCGCCGGTGACGAGAACGGTCATTTCTATCTCCCTGTATCGCCGGACGCCTTAGCTTTGCGGGCAGCGTCTGGCCAGCCGGAAGAAGGGGTTCCGTTCGCCGGAAGGGCCGCTATATAGGCGCGCGGCTGCTGGGGCGTGGCCAAGTGGTAAGGCAGCGGCTTTTGGTGCCGCCATTCGCAGGTTCGATCCCTGCCGCCCCAGCCAGCCGGTATCCCTGTAACCTTGATTGGCGGCGCACCGTAGTTATCTCTTGCCTATCGAGCGCAAGGGAGAATCGCGATGGCCATGGAAGAAGCGACGCTGGCCGGCGGCTGTTTTTGGTGCACCGAGGCGGTCTATAACGATGTGGTCGGCGTCACCCATGTCGAGAGCGGCTATACCGGCGGCGAGACCGCGAACCCCGATTATCGCTCGGTCTGCGCCGGCGGCACGGGTCATGCCGAGGCGGTTCGCCTGACCTATGACAGCGACGTGATCAGCTATGCCGATCTGCTCGATATCTTCTTCCACATCCACGACCCGACCCAGCTCAATCGCCAGGGCAACGATATCGGCACCCAGTATCGTTCGGCGATCTTCCCGCATTCGGAAGAGCAGGAGGCGCTCGCGAAGGAAGCGATCGAGCGCGCGGCCGAGGAATGGGACGACGCGGTCGTCACGACGATCGAGCCGCTTGAGGAATGGTACAAGGCCGAGGATTATCACCAGGACTATTTCGAGCGGGAAGGCAGCCGCAATCCCTATTGCATGGCGGTCGTCGCCCCGAAGCTGCAGAAATTCCGCAAGAGCTATCAGCAGCGGCTGAAGGCGAACGCCTAGATCCCGGCTTTAACGGTCGGCCGCGGCCCGCCGCAGCCGGTCGTTGATCGCGATGCCGAGCCCGGTTTCGGGAATTGGCGCTACCGAAATCCGCGCGGCGTCACTCGCCTCGGCTTCGTGCAGCGCGTCGAACAGCCGGGCGGCGGCTTCGATCAGATCGCCGGACGCGCTCAGCGTTGCGTCGCCGGCCACATTTCCGAAACCGATAAGCCATTCGCCCGGTTTGCCGTGCGCCGCCTCGAGGCGGACCGGTTTCGTCGGGGCATAATGGCTGGCCATCTGTCCCGGCGCTTCGATAGCGTCCGATGCGTCGAGAGAAACAGGCAGGCCCGTCGCGGCTTCGATCATGTCCCGGTCGATCGGGCCGGGACGCAACAGTCGGACAGGCGCAGCCGCCGGAGCCACTATTGACGATTCGAGGCCGTGGCCGGTCGGGCCGGCGTCGACGATCAGGCCGATCTTCCCCTTCAGGCTCGCAAGGACATGATCCGCGCGGGTCGGGCTGATCCGCCCGCTGGCATTGGCCGAGGGTGCGGCCAGTGGCCGGTTCGTTGCGCGAAGCAGGCCTTGCATCGCGGGATGGGCGGGGATCCGGATGGCGATCGTATCGAGGCCGGCGGCAACGATGGCGGCAACCGGGCTGTCGGGCCTTTGGGGCAAGACCAGCGTCAACGGGCCCGGCCAGAACGTGGCCGCGAGCTTCTCGGCCGCCGGGTTGAAGGTTGCGATCGCCCGGGCCGCGTCGATCGTGGGGACGTGGACGATGAGGGGGTTGAACGAGGGGCGGCCTTTCGCGGCGTAGATGCCCGCCACGGCCTCGCCATTGGTCGCATCGGCGGCAAGTCCGTAGACGGTTTCGGTTGGCACGGCGACGCATTCGCCCGCGAGGATCCGGCGCGCGGCCTCCGCGATCGTCGCCTCGTCGAACGGTTTGACGACCGTCTGCATCGAAGGATTTGGCGTCTCCATCGGCACGGGCTATAGGCCGCGCAGATTCTCCGCAAGACCAGGATACCGATATGAGCTTCATGCCGCCCGTTACCGAACAACGCTTCGTGCTCGAGCATGTCGCCGGCATATCGCAGCTCGCGCAAAGCGACCGGTTCGCCGACGCTTCGGGCGATATGGTCGATGCGATCCTGGAAGGGGCGGCGCAGCTTGCGGCCGGCGAATGGGCGCCGCTCAACCGGCTCGGCGATACCGAGGGCGCGACCCTTACCGACAACGGCGTGATCATGCCCGACGGCTATGTCGAGGCCTATCGCGCCTATGTCGAGGGCGGCTGGGGCACGATCGCCGCGCCGGCGGAATTTGGCGGGCAGGGCATGCCCTTCTCGATGGCCGTTGCGATCATGGAGTCGCTGGGCGCTGCGAACATGGCGTTCGCGCTGTGTCCGATCCTCAGCGTCGGCTCGATCGAATCGCTCACGCATCATGGCAGCGAGGAGTTGCAGGCGGCCTATCTGCCCAAGCTATCGACCGGCGAGTGGACGGGCACGATGAACCTGACCGAACCGCAGGCCGGTTCGGATGTCGGCGCGCTCAAGACCAAGGCCGAACCCGCCGAAGACGGCAGCTGGCGGATCAAGGGCCAGAAAATCTACATCACCTTCGGCGAGCATGACCTGGCCGGCAATATCGTCCATCTGGTGCTGGCGCGGACGCCCGGCGCGCCGGAAGGCACGAAGGGTATCTCGCTGTTTCTGGTGCCACGCTATCGGCTCGACGAGAATGGCGAGCCCGGCGAAGAGAATGACGTCCGCTGCGTTTCGCTCGAGCACAAGCTCGGGATCAACGCCTCGCCCACCTGTGTGATGTCGTATGGCGACAATGACGATTGCCATGGCTGGCTGATCGGACCGGAGAATGGCGGGATGCGGGCGATGTTCACGATGATGAACAATGCCCGGCTCAATGTCGGCCTGCAGGGCGTCCAGATCGGCGAACGCGCAACGCAACAGGCGGTCGCGTTCGCGCGCGAGCGCGTCCAGTCGGCGCGCGCAGGCGGCAATTCCCGGGAGCCGGTTGCGATCATCGAGCATCCGGACGTGCGGCGCATGCTGCTGCGGATGAAGGCGGCGACGATGGCCGTCCGCGCCCTCGTCTATTACGCGGCGGGGCAGGTGGATGCCGCCACGCTCGGCGACGAAGAGGCGAAGGCGCGGTCCGAAGTGCTGACGCCGCTCGCCAAGGCCTATGGTACGGATATCGGCTGCGAAGTGGCGAGCCTCGGCGTGCAGGTCCATGGCGGGATGGGCTTTGTCGAGGAAACCGGCGCCGCGCAGCACTATCGCGACGCGCGGATCGCACCGATCTACGAGGGCACCAACGGCATTCAGGCGGCCGATCTGGTCGGGCGGAAACTCCGTCTCGCCGGCGGCGAAGCGATGGCCTCGCTGCTTGCGGATATCGCGAACGGGGCAGAAGCCGAACCGGCGCTGGCCGGCCTGGCCGGCGACTGCGAGGCGGTGGCGAACTGGCTGTCCTCGGGCGATGCCAGCGTCGATGACCAGCTGGCGGCCAGCTATCCGTTCCTGACGATGCTGTCGGTTGCGACCTGCGGCTGGCTGATGGCGCGTCAGCTTCGCGTCGCCCGGGCGCAACTCGATACGGGCGAGGGGGATAGCGAATTTCTGAAGATGAAGATCGCGGCGGCGCGTTTCTATCTCGACCAGATGGTGCCGGAGGCGCGCGGGCTGAAGGCCGCGGCTACGGCCAAGGCCGATATTCTCTATTCAATCGCGGATGAGACTTTCGCGGCCTAGGACTGCGCGTTTAAGCGGTTTCGCGGTCGAGCAGTTCGGCCGTATCGAGGCCGAGCCGTTCGATATGGCGGACGATCCTCGGCCATTCTTCCTTGAGAAAGCTTTCGCGCTCGCGCGTCTTGAGCTTTTCCGATGCGCCATTGGCGACGAACATGCCGACGCCGCGGCGAACGACGACTATCCCGTCGTCCTGAAACGTCTGATAGGCTTTCGCAACGGTTAGCGGGTTCGCGCCTTCCTCGGCCGCGAAGGCGCGGACCGAAGGAAGCGGGTCGCCATCGCCATAGCGGCCGTCGAGAATGGCCGCGGCGATCTTCTCGCGCAGTTTGAGATAGACGGGCTGTTCTGCTTTGGACATCGCGATATAGTGTAGTAAAACACTGCGTCGCGTCAAGGGGGCGTTGCGAATAAATTCGATCAGTTGCTATTCAGCGCCCCACTCTCTCACCACCGCGTCATAGTCCGGGCGCGGCCGTTCCTTGAGATCGGCGCCGGCGGTACCGAGAAAGATGAACCCGGCGATTTTCTCCGGCGCCGCGCCGAAGGCGTCGCGCACCGCATCCGAATAGGCGGCCCATCCGGTCAGCCAGCCGCCGACATAGCCATGCGCATGGGCGGCCGCGAGCAGGTTGAAACAGGCGGCGCCCGTCGAAAGTTCCTGTTCCCAGAGCGGGATCTTGCGGGCCTCTCTCGGGCTGTGCAGCGCGACGATGAGCGTCGGAGCCTGATGAGCGAACTGCTCGATCGCCTCGATTTCGAGCTTGCCCGGCTGTTCGCGGTCGAGCCGGTATGCGGCGTGCAGAATTTCGGCGAAGCGTGTCCGCTGTGCCGTGTCGACGACGACGAAGCGCCAGGGCGCGAGCTTTCCGTGATCGGGAGTCCGCGTCGCGATTTCCAGCATGCGCCGCAATTCCGCCGTTTCCGGGCCGGGTTCGACCATGTCGCGCGGTCGGCTGGAGCGACGGGTGGCAAGGAAGTCGAGCGGCGTGGAGAGATCGTTGAACATGGCTGCCGCTCCTAGCATCCGCGGCTAATTCTGCCAGCCCCTTCACAGCGGGGATTTCGGCGCTAGTCTGCGCCGCCATAAAGGCCGGCCCAACCGGCCAGACATTTGGGGAGCCGAAGTATTATGGCAAGCGCGTATCAAGAGAGTGGGGATTCAAGGGGGACATTTCTGGGCCATCCGAAAGGCCTGTTCGTTCTATTCTTCGCGGAAATGTGGGAGCGGTTTTCCTATTACGGAATGCGCGCCCTGCTGATTTTCTACCTCGTTCAGCACTGGATGTTTTCCGACGGCGAGGCGTCGGTCATCTATGGGGCCTATACGGCGCTCGTCTATATCACGCCGGTTGTCGGCGGTTATCTGGCCGATCGCTATCTGGGCCAGCGAAAAGCGGTGCTGTTCGGCGCCATCCTGCTCACCGTCGGGCATTTCCTCATGGCTTTCGAAGGCGATGGGGGACAGACCGATGCCACGATCAATATCTTCTGGGCCGCATTGGCCTTCATCATCGTCGGCTCGGGCTTCCTGAAGGCGAACATCTCGGTCATCGTCGGTCAGTTGTATCCGCGCACCGATGTCCGCCGCGATGGTGCCTACACCATCTTCTATATGGGCATTAACCTCGGCGCTGCCGCCGGGTCGATCATCGCCGGCTGGCTCGGCCAGACATATGGCTGGGCCTATGGCTTCGGTGCCGCGGGTTTCGGCATGCTGCTCGGACTGGTCGTCTTCGTCTGGGGCAAGCCGCTGTTGGTCGGTCGCGGTGAAGCGAAGGATCCCGAGGCGCTGAAGCGTCCCGTTGCTGGCATCAAGCTCGAATGGCTGCTCTATCTGATCGGCCTCGCGATGGTCGCCCTGTGCTGGTACATGGTGCAGAACCAGGCGCTGGTCGGCACGCTGCTCGGCATATTCGGTGCGATCCTGGTTCTCTACGTCCTGTTCACGGCGGTGACGAAACTGGAACCGCATGACCGCGACCGGATTTTCGCGGCGATGTTCCTCATCTTCGGATCGATCCTGTTCTGGGCGCTGTTCGAACAGGCGGGCTCGTCGCTCAACCTCTATACCGACCGCAGCGTCGACCGGAACATCTTCGGTGTCGAAGTGCCGGCGTCCGTCTTCCAGTCGATCAACGCGATCTACATCGTCCTGCTGGCGCCGCTCTTTGCGATGCTCTGGACGGGACT
Coding sequences within it:
- a CDS encoding nitroreductase family protein; its protein translation is MFNDLSTPLDFLATRRSSRPRDMVEPGPETAELRRMLEIATRTPDHGKLAPWRFVVVDTAQRTRFAEILHAAYRLDREQPGKLEIEAIEQFAHQAPTLIVALHSPREARKIPLWEQELSTGAACFNLLAAAHAHGYVGGWLTGWAAYSDAVRDAFGAAPEKIAGFIFLGTAGADLKERPRPDYDAVVREWGAE
- the msrA gene encoding peptide-methionine (S)-S-oxide reductase MsrA, whose product is MAMEEATLAGGCFWCTEAVYNDVVGVTHVESGYTGGETANPDYRSVCAGGTGHAEAVRLTYDSDVISYADLLDIFFHIHDPTQLNRQGNDIGTQYRSAIFPHSEEQEALAKEAIERAAEEWDDAVVTTIEPLEEWYKAEDYHQDYFEREGSRNPYCMAVVAPKLQKFRKSYQQRLKANA
- a CDS encoding acyl-CoA dehydrogenase, giving the protein MSFMPPVTEQRFVLEHVAGISQLAQSDRFADASGDMVDAILEGAAQLAAGEWAPLNRLGDTEGATLTDNGVIMPDGYVEAYRAYVEGGWGTIAAPAEFGGQGMPFSMAVAIMESLGAANMAFALCPILSVGSIESLTHHGSEELQAAYLPKLSTGEWTGTMNLTEPQAGSDVGALKTKAEPAEDGSWRIKGQKIYITFGEHDLAGNIVHLVLARTPGAPEGTKGISLFLVPRYRLDENGEPGEENDVRCVSLEHKLGINASPTCVMSYGDNDDCHGWLIGPENGGMRAMFTMMNNARLNVGLQGVQIGERATQQAVAFARERVQSARAGGNSREPVAIIEHPDVRRMLLRMKAATMAVRALVYYAAGQVDAATLGDEEAKARSEVLTPLAKAYGTDIGCEVASLGVQVHGGMGFVEETGAAQHYRDARIAPIYEGTNGIQAADLVGRKLRLAGGEAMASLLADIANGAEAEPALAGLAGDCEAVANWLSSGDASVDDQLAASYPFLTMLSVATCGWLMARQLRVARAQLDTGEGDSEFLKMKIAAARFYLDQMVPEARGLKAAATAKADILYSIADETFAA
- a CDS encoding L-threonylcarbamoyladenylate synthase; translated protein: MQTVVKPFDEATIAEAARRILAGECVAVPTETVYGLAADATNGEAVAGIYAAKGRPSFNPLIVHVPTIDAARAIATFNPAAEKLAATFWPGPLTLVLPQRPDSPVAAIVAAGLDTIAIRIPAHPAMQGLLRATNRPLAAPSANASGRISPTRADHVLASLKGKIGLIVDAGPTGHGLESSIVAPAAAPVRLLRPGPIDRDMIEAATGLPVSLDASDAIEAPGQMASHYAPTKPVRLEAAHGKPGEWLIGFGNVAGDATLSASGDLIEAAARLFDALHEAEASDAARISVAPIPETGLGIAINDRLRRAAADR
- a CDS encoding GntR family transcriptional regulator, translating into MSKAEQPVYLKLREKIAAAILDGRYGDGDPLPSVRAFAAEEGANPLTVAKAYQTFQDDGIVVVRRGVGMFVANGASEKLKTRERESFLKEEWPRIVRHIERLGLDTAELLDRETA
- a CDS encoding SDR family NAD(P)-dependent oxidoreductase; this translates as MTVLVTGAAGFIGMHLCRRLLARGERVIGIDNLNDYYSVQLKEDRLATLDSPEFAFEKVDFADHAALEKALSDKEFDRIVHLGAQAGVRYSLTHPRAYIEANIMGHLNLMEIARDRQTAHMVYASSSSVYGGNESFPFRVEDRVDQPVSLYAATKKSDELMSETYAHLYRLPMTGLRFFTVYGPWGRPDMAMWIFTKKILAGEPIPVFNYGKMRRDFTYIEDIVTGVIAALDNPPADDGEEKAGGSTKPHALYNIGNNKSEELSHMIDVLEDALGKKAERDLQPIQPGDVPATAADISAIQRDLGFEPSTPIDVGIPKFVDWYRTYHGNRSG
- a CDS encoding peptide MFS transporter; this translates as MASAYQESGDSRGTFLGHPKGLFVLFFAEMWERFSYYGMRALLIFYLVQHWMFSDGEASVIYGAYTALVYITPVVGGYLADRYLGQRKAVLFGAILLTVGHFLMAFEGDGGQTDATINIFWAALAFIIVGSGFLKANISVIVGQLYPRTDVRRDGAYTIFYMGINLGAAAGSIIAGWLGQTYGWAYGFGAAGFGMLLGLVVFVWGKPLLVGRGEAKDPEALKRPVAGIKLEWLLYLIGLAMVALCWYMVQNQALVGTLLGIFGAILVLYVLFTAVTKLEPHDRDRIFAAMFLIFGSILFWALFEQAGSSLNLYTDRSVDRNIFGVEVPASVFQSINAIYIVLLAPLFAMLWTGLARRNLEPSTPAKFGLGLIQLGAGFLVLVVGASMAGAGNLTPVIFIFLIYLLHTTGELCLSPVGLSAMNRLAPSHMASLIMGTWFFASATGNFAAGLIAAAAGAEGAGPERVTEVYSTVGWTAVGVGVGMILISPLIKKLMHLDTLKDDSIDDDMLGQAELGAPDAAGINTSGEVRT